CAAGGCACACGGCGCCGACGACGCCTCGGGCCTCGTCATTCTGGCAGCCGATCACCATATTGAACCCGTCGACAAGTGGGCAGAGACAGTGAAGCTCGCGCTCAGCCGCGCGGCAGAGCGCATCTGGTGCATGGGCATTCAACCGACGCGCGCCGAAACGGGCTATGGCTACATCGAAGCGGGTATCGAAGTTGCGCCGCGCATGAGCGCGATCTCTAGCTTTCGCGAAAAACCCGATTACCAGACCGCGAGCCATTATCTCACGACCGAACGCCATTTCTGGAACTCGGGAATGTTTATCTTCTCTCTCGGCCGAATTCGTGAAGACTTTCGCATCTACCAGAGCGAGATGCTGAAGCAGGCAGACCAGTGCGCGCAGAGCACGGCGAACCTCGCCAAAATATTCCCCAAAATGCAGAACATTTCGATCGACTACGCGATCATGGAAAAGACCAAAAAGGTCGGTCTGATTCGTGCAGACTTCACCTGGGACGACGTCGGTTCATTTGACGCTTTGGCGCGCATTCATGCTGCCGATGCAACCGGCAACCACGTGATTCAGGGTAAGGTGATCAGCCACCGCGCTAAAGGTAACATCATCAAAACCAATTTCACGGTCGCGCTGCTGGGCCTTGAAAACTGCGTGTTGATTGAAGACGAGGGCGTTCTGCTCATCGCGAAGCGCGAAGCGCTGCCCGATATTCGCGACCTGCGCGAAAAAGCACCCGATCAGCTACTCTGACGTTTCGCGTTCGCCCGTGGCGCGCGATCTTTCTGGCGTTCGTCGATGCCGCGCCGCAGCTTCTTGTAGGCAAGATTCAGCTTTTCGAACACCGTCGACCGGGCAAGCCCCGTCGCCTCAGTGATTTCATCGATTTTTTTGCGCTGAAAGAAACGCAGTTCAATCAGCAGAGCCAGTTCTGCCGGCAGCTCGCGCACTGCGCTCAGCATTCGACTGATCTGTTCTTTCTCGATTTCAGCGTTTTCACCGCCCGGTAGAGAAGCGGCCTGCATTTCAAAAAAGTCGCTCTGCGGCGACAGCTGCACTTCTTTGCGTCGCTTTTTCAGAAACTTCTCGGCGGTGCGAAACAGAATTGTCGTCGCCCAGCCCAGAAAAGGCCTGTCGGGGTTATAGCGGGGCAGGGCAGAATAACATTCAAGCCAGAAATCCTGCGTGATTTCTTCTGCGCTGGCGATGTCGACAGGGTACCTGATCGTCACAAGCCTTGCAAACGGGCGCTGGTGGCGCCCGATCAGTTCGGCAAAAATTTTCTCGGCGTCAGTCTTGGTGCCCGTGAGGTGTTCACCGAGTTCAGCCCGCTTGAGCTCGCGTATGAGATCCTCATCTTTGAGGTGTTGCATAGCTGAATAGAACGCGAAGAATTAAAATGCCGGTACCGGGGCGCCGTTGTTATTTGCAGTATTGAACCCGCAAATAGCCGCCGGCCAGTTAGCCAGCGATTGTGGAGGCCTCACGTAACGCGCTACTCTTCGGGGTGTACCCCTACTTTTGCCTCGTTGCAAATTTTGGCCTCCGATTTTCATACATTGGTTCAAAACTTAAAAATAAAAGCCCGAACGTCCCAGAGACCGGCTCGCCTCATTGGCGTAACGCATTGGCAGAGCAATCACAAAAGTGACTTCAAAATTTACGGGGCAGGGCCGCATTAGAGTCGGGTCGATGAAGCCGACAATCGCCTGCGTGGGGCTCATGAATCCCGGCGATCGCTACCGTTTTACGCGCCACAACGCCGGGGCGATGGCGCTCGATGCTCTCTGGCCGTCGGCAAGTTACACAGCAATCAAGTCGCTCGCGGCCGAGATTGCCGAAACCGACGAGGGCGACACGCGGCTGCTGCTCGTTAAGCCGCAGACTTTCATGAATCTTTCAGGCCAGGCAGTCGGCGCTGTTTTGAAAAAATTCAACATTGCTCCGGCGAAACTTGTGGTTTTTCACGACGAGGTCGAGCTCGATAACGGCGTCGTGCGCCATAAATTCGGCGGTGGGCACAAAGGTCACAATGGCCTGCGCAGCATCATCGGCGTCATCGGCAGTGCGGATTTTCACCGTATTCGTGTCGGCGTCTCACGCCCGGCGAACCGTGACGATGGCATTGCTGATTATTTGCTTTCGGTGCAGCCGGCAGCGCAAAGAATAACCGCCGATAAGCTCTTGCCCGTGTGGCAAGAAATAATCGGCGGTTTGGCGAAATAACTGGCTGCTGCTTTGGCAGCCCGTTCTGATTGGACTAAAGAAGAACCTTTAAGGCTCTTCTTCAGCTGTGGTTTCTTTCGTGTATACGACTTTATCGAGCGTCATGGTTGTCTTTTCGCCCTTGGTTTTAGGCGCTTTGACGACCTTGAACGTTTTTACGGTCTCACCCGATTTTACCGTAATGCTCTTCAAACCTTCAATTTCGAGTGTTGCCTCAGCCATTTTCGGCAGGTACTTTGACCCGACGCCACCAATGGGGGGGGCCAGGCGGGCGATACCGTCATCGGTTATTTCGAGCGTTCCCGAAGCTGACTTCCATTTGCCGACAAAAACCTGCTGCTCTTCTGTGAGCTGCTTGCCCTGTTCGGTCTTGGCCGCCGGCTGAGAGCTGAGCGTTGTCTTCTGTTTTTCGCCTGCGTTCTTCAGCGGAAAGAGCGCGATTTCAGGTATGCTGGTGATGATACCGAGACACACGAGAAATACGAGCACAATGGGCGCGACGGCCTTGATCACCTGACCCAGAGGTACCTTGAATATACTCGAGGCCACGAAGAGGTTCACACCCACCGGTGGCGTCAGGTAACCAATCTCGAGGTTGACGATCATGATAATGCCGAAGTGAATCGGGTTAATACCGTAGTGAATCGCCATCGGGGCGAGCAGCGGCGCCAGCACGAGAATAGCACTCATGATATCCATGAACATGCCCACGATGAGCAGCAAGATATTCACGCCGATCAGAAAGCCCACTTTGTTCGAGATCAGGGCTGACATTTTTTCAACGAGCGCCTGCGGAATCTGCTCTTCGGTCATGAACTTGTTCAGGCTCACAGCGAGCAAAAGAATCAAGAAAAGCGTACCGAGCATTTCGGCGCTCTCAGAGAAAATCGCCGGCAACTTCTTGAGCGACAGCTCGCGGTGAATCAGAATCTCGACGAAAACCGCATAGATCACGGCAATCGCCGCAGATTCAGTCGCCGTAAACCAGCCGGTATAGATGCCACCGAGAATGATGACCGGCATGAGCAGAGCCAAAATACCGCTTTTGAGCGATTTGAGAATATCTGCCATCACCCATTTGCCGCGTTCCATTTTCCAGCCCCTGAAGACTGAATAGATGACGAGCGCGGTTAAAAGTAAGAGGCCTGGCCCAATACCCGCGAGAAAGAGGTCGATCACCGAGACGCCGACCATGATCGCATAAATAATCATGGGAATACTCGGCGGAATGATGATACCGAGCGTACCGCCCGCGGCCAGAATTCCCATAGAGAAATTCTGGTTGTAGCCGGCCTGGCGCAGGGCAGGGTACATGACCCCTCCGATTGCGATCAGCGTTACGGGCGAAGAGCCCGAAATGGCCGCGAAGATACCGCACGATATAACTCCGGCAACTGCAAGACCCGATGGTATCGGGGCCGTAACAGAACGGCCCACGTCGATCAGCCTGCGCGCAATCGACCCATGTGTCATGAGGTTACCCGCTAATATAAAGAGCGGAATCGCCAGCAATATCTCTTTGTCGGCGCCGTAATAGAGGTCGCCAATGATGTTCGATAGCCCGCCATTTCCCATGAAGAGAAAGCAATAGCCTGTGACGGCACCGATAATCACGAAGAGGGGTTGCCCAAAAAGTATGAGCAGCAGAATGAGCAGCAGAAGTCCAGCGACTACCATCTATTCACCCTTCCCTGAAACTTCAGCTTCGAGCTGAAGCGCTTCTTCGGCTTCGTTCAGATCTTTGGGTCTGATCTCTGAGATAAACGCATAGGTGAAATGGCGAACGGCCATCGACGCGAGCGTGTAGGGTATTACACCCTGCACGAGCCACATCGGCAGTTCAGTCACCGGCGTTTTATCGCCGGTTTCGAGACTATGCAGAATGTATTTCAGCGCAAAAAATGCCATCGTGGCGCAGAAAGCCGAAATCAGAAAGTGCTCCAATGATTTGAGCACCGGCTGAAAGCTTTTGGGCCACAACTTGTCGGCGATTTCGGGACGTAAATGCCCGCCTTTCGATGACGTAATGGACGCGCCGAGAAGGCCCGCCCACAACATCAGGTGAAGTGATAGTTTCTGCGCCCAGACGATGCCGTCTTTCAGCACGTTTCTGCCGAAGACGTCCATAACCATGAGCACCATAATGGTTGCAATACAAATGCCCGCGATCCATTTTTCGAGGCGGGCCATTGCGTCCAATATGAGTTTCATTATACTCAGCATCAGACCTCTCTGGTTTATTTGCCGCAGGCCGCTTTGCCCGCTTTGATCTTAGCGTAAATCATCGAAGATTTGCCGCCGATCTGGCCGACCATCTGCTCTGCCAGGCCCGAAGCTGCATTCTTAAACGCTGCCTTTTCGCCGCCCGAAAGTTTGATGATCTGTACATTGTTCGATTCGAGCGCCTTAATCAGCTGCCCGCTCAGGCGGCGTACCGCACGGCGTGCGCGTGGCGCGAGGCCGTTGCCGTCGCCCATCAAAATCTTTTTCTGATCGGGGGTTAATCCGTCAAAAAACGATTTGCTGTAAACGATCGCTGCAGGCTGGTAGATGTGCTCGGTAACCGTGTAGAACTTGATCGATGTCTGCCATTCAGCGGCCAGGGTCATGAGCGCTGTCTGGTCGAAGCCCTCAACCACACCGGTTTGCAGCGCCGGTAGAACCTCGGGCACTGCAATCGGCACGGGGCTCGCGCCGATCTTTTTCCAGTAGGCAAGGTGAACCTTTGACTCTTGCGCGCGAATTTTCACACCGCGCAGATCGCCCGGAGTTTTGATGGGTTTGTTTTTGGTGCCGATGTTGCGATAACCATTTTCAGCCCAGGTCACAAACACGAGGCCTTTCTCAGCAAAAAGCTGAGTAAATGGCTCGAGCAGGTGCTTGTCGAGTACGCAGTCTGCCTGCTTTTGGCTGTCGAAGAGATACGGCACTTCGATCAGGTCGAGTTCAGGCACCGCGGCCGCGAGCGCCGTGGCGGTGAGGCCACCGCCCTGAATGCGCCCGCGCTGAATACCCTGAAGAATTTCATGCTCGCCGCCCAGCTGCCCGCCGAGGTATACCTTGAGCTTGATATTCTTATTGCTCTCCTTTTCGATGCGGCGCTTGAGGCCGTAGAGCTCGTCAGACCAGGGAGTACCTGATGGGGCGACGGTGCCGACTTTGAGCGTCACGTCTTTCGCCTGCGACGACACGTCGCCGTTCACGAAGACGAGCGCCGCCAGCGATGTGGTGATTGCTGCTTTCTTTAATGAATTCATGTATTACCTCAGTCGAAGTTTCTCGTTTCAATTTCTTTGAGAAATTTCTTCGCCTTGCCTTGCTCGATGATCTGCTCAGGCACCCACTCAGGTCGGCCGAGATCTTTCGGATTGCCGTTAATCGCGATGTTCATGTGTTTTTCGAACAGGGCTTTATCGAGTTTTTTAGCGGCCCATACATCTGCGAAAAATACGTGGTTACCAAAGAAATTTGGAGCAAGCTGAATTGCTTTTTCGAAGTTTTCTTTGCCTTTCGCCATGCTGCCGGTAGGTGAGAGCGTCTCAGCACCGCCGTAGTATCGGTAAACCGCACCAAAGAAATAGTTCGGGTCGAGTGCTTCTACGCGCTTGACCATTTTGGTAAACTTGCCTTTGTTCTTCAATAGAGTGGTTGTGCCTTCAAGACGAGACCAGCGCGCAAACGCGGCGTAACGCCAGTAGATTGAATCGATGTAGTCTTTGCCAAGCAGTTCGAGACCATCTTCGATGCTGCTGCCGGCGAGCAGTTTTTTCTTGAATGCCGGTTCGAGCGACATCGCTTTTTCAGCGTACTGGATTGCCTTGTCATACGCCTTCGTGAGTTCAGGTTTCACCTGCTTCTCTGTGTCTTCTGTCAGGCGCAGAAAGATGTGGCCGTCGGCATACGTGTAAAACGCGCGTGCCGCGATGATGTGGTACTCGTAGTTTGAAGGGTTGTTTTTTACCAGCTCTTCAATTTTGGGCAGCGCTTTCACGAGTTCAGCTTCGATGTGGCGGTTTTCCCACAGTTTGGCGACGTCGGCTGGCAGGCCTTTGCTGTCAGCGCGCACCGCATCAGAAATTGCGACACCGCGCGAAGTACCGCAGGCCGAAAATACCATGGAAACTGCAGCGACGCATGAAAGCGCGAGCAGATAATGCCGGTAGAATTTTTTGTTTGTTTTTGTTGTCATTTAGATTCCTCCAGGGTGATTAAATGTGTGTTGTCAACAATGTCCTCATGTTCTGTCGAGTCAACACATTTAGCCGAAATAGCGGATTATTTTTGTATGCAGCGCAACAAGGCTGATAGTTGACAGTTGTTTTCTTTCGGTGATGCGCATGGTTATCTGCACGGCAGAGAGTGCCAAAAAAAATGTGAGGATTGTCTGCGTGCACGTCTTGGCGCATGTCATTGCTGCATCCCCACATCTTTTTCGATGCTTGTTGCCGTGCGGCATAATTGCTTGACCTTTGCAGCGATGAATGCAGCGTACCGCATGAAAAAACTGACACTGCTATTTCTCGCATCTTTGGTTGCAGCGCCGGCGCTCTTCGCGAACGACGTTGCCGGCACGTGGATGACCATCGACGACGAATCGGGCAAACCACGTTCGTACATTGATATTTGGGTCGAGAACGGAATCGCCACCGGCAAGATCACGAAAATTCTGGCGATAAAACCCGGTGAGAACACAAACCCGCTCTGCACCGAATGCAAGGGCGCCGACTACAACAAGCCAGTTGTGGGCCTGGTGATTCTGCGGGGCTTCAAACAAGACGGCAACGAATGGAATGGGGGCACGATCATGGACCCGAATAATGGCAAGACCTACAAGTGCAAGATCAAGTCTGAGAACAACGGGCAGACCCTGCGCGTTCGCGGTTATGTCGGTATTTCTATGTTTGGCCGCACCCAAATCTGGAAAAAGCTGAAATAGCCCGTTTCTCGTCATTTTATGCGCGCCCGTTGCGCGCATAAAATAAATCGCTTTACCCTTTTGCGATATCGGCCGAAAAGCTGAATAGGGGACATAAGATATGCCAGCGCCGCAAATGCCAGGTCTCGCGTCGGGAATCGACACGAAAGATATCATCAGAAAGCTCGTCGAGGTCGAAAAGGCGCCGATCACGCGGCTCGAGAATAATAAGAAAGACCTCTCTGACACCACGAAGGCCCTGGGTGAACTCAGAAAACGCACAAAAACTCTGCAAGATGCACTGCACGCGATGGCGTCTTTCGAAGCGGCTTTCGAACAGAAGCGCCTGAACTCGACGCCTGCAGGCGTCGTCGACGGTAGCGTGCGCAAGAACGCGCCACCTTCGCGCCACACACTGCAGGTGATGAAGCTGGCCTCAAATTTGAGTTTTGCCAGCTCGCCGCAATCGTTGCGGACCAAATTACCCGCTGCGAAGCTCAAAATCGGCGCAACCGAATCAGAGTTTGCCGGCGGTACGCTGCAGTCACTGCGCGAGCACCTGCAAAAATACCATAACAAAGACATCACGACCAAAACGGTGCAGATTAAAGAAGACGAATCAATCCTCATTATAGACAGCGTTGCGCAGGGCGAAGATGCCTTGCTGAAAATAGAAGACCCAGACGGATTGCTCAAGAGCCTCGGGCTTTTGGCCGTTAACTCGACCCCCGACTTTGGTAAAAAAGACTCAAAAGATAAACCCAAAGACGAAAAAGACGCGAAGAAAGAGCCTGAACCCAAAGAGACGACTGAAAAAGAACGCTGGCTGATTCAGCCGCAGCAGCTCGAGGCGACAAGCGGCGCCAAAGGAGTGCCGGCCGAAGACAAAAAGTCGCTCGCGATCGCCGACAGTTCCGCAACCCTCTACAAGTTTCTTGCGGGGCAGAATTCAGAAGAACGCCGCCTGACGAGCATTTCGGTAGCTGCGATGGCGTCGCTCGGCGATCATGAAGAAGATGCGGCGCCCGATTCGCTGAGCGACGGGGTGCGCGAGAACATCAATATCAAAGGTATCGAGCTCGAAACCTACAATATAACCCGCACGCGCGAAAAAGAGATTATGAAGCGCGCAGATTTCGGCGTTGTGCTGAAATATGGCGATAAAGAAGAGCGCCATAAACTTTCGGGACTTACGGGGCCGCAGACATTTGCCGTCGCGAAAGGTCTCACCGGCGTCGAATTTTACGCCAATGGCGCCGACATCATATTCGAGCCGCTTGAACTGACGTATGCGGTGAAGCCGCAGCCCAAAGTCGACTTGACCGAGAACAAAGAAGCCAAAACACCCGCTGAAGCAGAGCAGAGAAAGATTTTTCCCAATCTGCTGCGCGCCGCGCAGAATGCCGAACTCAAAATCGACGGCATACAGATTAGCCGCAAGTCGAACAGCAACCTGGGCGATATCATCGAAGGTGTGTCTCTGAATCTGCTGAAAACCTCACAGGACAATGTCGAAACCGAAATTCTGAACGACAACGATGCGGCGAAAAAGCAGGTGCTGGCGTTTGTGAAAGCCTATAACGAGCTGCTGCAGTTCTCAGACGATGTGGCGAAGACGGCGAAGATCAAAGAAGCGGGCAAGTACCGCGAAATGCGCGCCGAATCGGGTGTGCTTGCAACCAATGCCACAATTCGCCAGCTCGTCAATGGCCTGAAGGTACACACTTCGAATGCATACCCGACGAACCGCGACCCGCATATACGCACACTCACGCAGATCGGCATTTCAACCGGCGCGATCGGTGGCAAGCGTGAAGAGGTGATTAAGGGCTATCTCGAAGTCGACGAGGCTAAACTTGCACAGATGCTGGCAGAACACCCGGCAGCGGTGAAAGAGCTTTTCGCGATCGATACCAACGGTGACCTGCGCATCGACAACGGCTACGCGCACGTTGTCGAAAACTTTCTTGAACCTTACACGCGCTTTACTCGCGGCCTTATTTCAGAGCAGATTAAGTCGAACGCCGAACGCGTGAAGCAGCTCGACCGCGATATCAAGCGGCAAGAAGAGCATGTGAAGAGCTATGAGACCAAGCTCAAAACCAAGTTTGGTTATATGGAAAGTTCTGTGCAGAAGAGCAAATCGACCGGCACGTTTCTCAAGCAAAAACTGGGTGGTGGCGACGGCCGCTGATGTTGCTCATCCCGAGCCCGCGCCCGCGAGTTACGGCATCGGATGACCTCCCTTATTTCTGATAGACGAAAAGTGTGAGCTGCCGCACTTGTGTCAAATGGCAGCCACAAAAAAGGTCAGCGTCGTCATACCGACGCTCAATGAAGAACGCGATTTACCGGTTTTACTGGGTTCGCTGAAAGCGCAGACGTTTCGCGATTTCGAAATTATTGTCGGCGATGCGGGTTCAAAAGACCGCACGCGCCAGATCGCCGAAGAGCATGGCGCCAGAGTTGTTCAGGGCGGCATGCCTGGCGTGGGCCGCAATCGGGGCGCCGAGGTGGCAAATGGCGAATACCTGTTCTTTTTCGATGCCGATGTTTCGCTGCCGCCCGATTTTCTGGCGAAAGCTGTCGCCGAAATGGATGGCGAATTTATCGATCTGGCAACGTGCGAGTTTCATCCGCTGTCAGATTTGAGGCTCGACAAGATTCTGTTTGCGTTCGCCAATCTGTCGGTGAAGATGAATGCCAACGGCAACCCGCGCGCCGCAGGTTTTTGTATTTTTATCACCAAACGCCTGTTTGACCGAATCGGCGGTTTCGATGAAAGCCTCAAGCTCGCCGAAGACCATGACCTGGTCGATCGTGCCGCGAAATTCAGACCTCTTCATGTTTTGAAATCTACCTCGCTGCAGGTGAGCGTGCGCCGTCTTGCCAAAGAAGGGCGGTTCTCGCTGATACAGAAATACTTTCAGGTCGAAATGCACCTGATGACGAAAGGTAAGGTGCGCGACGACATTATCGAATACGAGTTCGGCAACTTCAAAGACGAAAGCAAAGAGCCTGTTAAAAAGGCGATGGACCAGTTTGAAGAGCGTCTGATAAAGCTCGAAGCGCAATACAACGACTGGTCGCAAAAAGTGCAGAGTTTGCCGATGATGGAGCGCGTGCGCGAAACGCAGGGCCGGCTCAAACAGAGCGCCGACGCATTGACGCAGAGTCTCAAAGAACTTTTTTCAGCGAAACAGGCTTAAGTAGGTTCTGAACCGGCCGCAATGAGCCGGCTGTACCAGTAACCGCTGTCTTTTATGGTGCGCTTTTGTGTGCCGTAATCGACGTGCGTCAGGCCGAAGCGGGCGTGGTAACCCTCAGCCCATTCGAAATTATCGAGCAGCGACCAGGCAAAGTAGCCTGCAATCTTCACGCCTTCGCTTTTGGCCCGCTGCACGGCGCGCAGATATTCGCGTAGGTATTCGATGCGGTAGCTGTCTGCGACACGGCCCTGCACGACCTGATCATGAAAGGCAGCCCCGTTTTCCGTCACGTACAGTTTTTTAATCTCAGGGTAACTTCCATATTTCTTCAGCAGGTCATAGATTCCCTGCGGATAGATTTCCCAGCGCATGGCCGTCTCGGGCACATTGGGGTCGTTCTTTAGCTCGCGCCAGTGCACAAACGGAATAAACCGGCTGTATTTCACGCGCTTGCGCGTATACGTGTTGAGCCCCCAGAAGTCAAAATCGAACTGCAGCTTCTGCATGTCGCCGGCTCTAATGTGCTTCTCGATGCGCCGCAAGGCGGGAAAATGCGCCGTTGGGTAACCGCGGCCAAGAACCGGCTCGAGATAGAACGTATTAAAGAGGGTATCGAATCTTTGCGCCGCCAGAACATCGCGCGGGCTTGTCGACGCCGGGTAAGCCGCGGTGGCTGAAATTGTGGTGCCGATTTCTGCCGAACCAACGACCGCTCTCAACGCGCGGGCGCCTTCGGCCTGGGCGAGCAGCACATGATGGCTTGCCGCGAAGAAACCCCTGAGCGACCTTCGGCCGGGTGCGTGCAACCCGAGAAGATTACCAAGAGACAAGAAAATCATCGGTTCGTTGAACACAATAAAATCTTTGACCCGGTCGCCGAGGCGGCGCCCCACGAGCGATGCGAAATCTGCGAAGCGGCCGATAGTGTCTCGATTGATCCATCCCCCTTTGTCTTCGAGGTATTGTGGCATGTCCCAGTGGTATAGGGTGATAAATGGCCTGATGTTCGCCCTGAGCAGCTTGTCGACAAGGCGTGAATAGAAATCGGTGCCCCGAATATTCTCGGCGCCGCCAATCGTTGGCTGCAGCCGCGGCCAGCTGATCGAAAAGCGGTACGCCTGCAGGTTCAGTTTCTGCATGATCGCCACGTCTCCGTCGACCCTGTGATAATGGTCGCAGGCGACGCGGCCGTGTTCGCGATTCTTGATTTTTCTTCGGCGGCGGGTGAAGGTATCCCAAATCGAATCGGTTTTGCCATCAGCGTCGTGCGCGCCTTCTATCTGGTATGCGGATGTAGCAGCGCCGAAAACGAAATCGCCGAAATCAGCCCTTTTCAGTTCTGCCGTGCTCACTCGCCGCGAATGCCCAAAAAGCGAATAGATGGCCCGACGGATATTTTCATCGTCGCCATGCCGGTAAAGAGTTCGCCATCGAGGCAGGGGTTGAGGCCCTCGCTCTCGCGCGAAACTATATCGATCGTTTCCGATGTGGTCTGTACCAGTTCTTTGCCGATATAGTCTCTGCCTGCAAACAGGTTCGGCAGGTTGGCAAAAACCTCGTGCGGCTCAAGAAAGCCGACATGCATATGCAGTTTTTTGTCCCGGTCTGCCTGCGCGAAGAGTTTAATGAGGTTTTTGATTTCGATCGCAATTGAACCCACGTTCAGCGTATTGATGCGCTTATAGGGCACCGCCTTGCCGTCGATCTTGACATCGACCGCTACTGGCTCAAACACATCGTTCGAATAGTTGATCACGTCTTTGGGCATATAACCTTCGAACCATGAGCCTTTGAATGCCGTCGAAGTGAAGGTCTTCGTAATCACTTCGACGACTGTCTGCAGCGAAGGTTTATGGCTTTCGTAATACTTATTGAAAAACTTCTGCGCGATGCCTGCGAGCGCGCCCGAAAACGCCAGCTTGCGATACGACTTGCCGAGATGTTCTTTTGTGTATTTGCCCTCTATAAAGAAGGTTCTCAGTGGCGTCGCCGGGGGAAGCTCACCCGCATCGAGAATCTTGCGTATTTTCCGGAGTATTTTGAAGGTACCACCGTGTGCGCCGACCTTTTTTGCCAGAAAATCAATCGTGCCGCCATTGGTGGGCACGAAAATTGGCATGTGCTGCTCAATCGCCTCGCGCTTGGTCTTGTCGAGTATCTCGAGATAGGTGTTGATCACCCAGTGAATGGTGCCATCGCCGCCGTCGCAGACAATATAGGGCACTTTGTGTGCCGCAAATTCAGAAAGAATCGATTTCAGCTGGTCGATATTGCGGCTTTCTTTGACCAGCCCGTGCTTGCCGATGATGCGCTGCAGCTCTTTGCTGCGGTGCGATGATGCCGCATTCTTGCCCGCGTAAGGGTTGGTGATAATGCCCAGCGGCGGATGAACAGCGGCGGTTTCTTTCATGGTCAGCGGGTCAGAGCAGGGCTTTGATCACTT
The sequence above is a segment of the Turneriella parva DSM 21527 genome. Coding sequences within it:
- a CDS encoding TRAP transporter substrate-binding protein, with protein sequence MNSLKKAAITTSLAALVFVNGDVSSQAKDVTLKVGTVAPSGTPWSDELYGLKRRIEKESNKNIKLKVYLGGQLGGEHEILQGIQRGRIQGGGLTATALAAAVPELDLIEVPYLFDSQKQADCVLDKHLLEPFTQLFAEKGLVFVTWAENGYRNIGTKNKPIKTPGDLRGVKIRAQESKVHLAYWKKIGASPVPIAVPEVLPALQTGVVEGFDQTALMTLAAEWQTSIKFYTVTEHIYQPAAIVYSKSFFDGLTPDQKKILMGDGNGLAPRARRAVRRLSGQLIKALESNNVQIIKLSGGEKAAFKNAASGLAEQMVGQIGGKSSMIYAKIKAGKAACGK
- a CDS encoding mannose-1-phosphate guanylyltransferase produces the protein MATAKTKAKPAEKSSANKPAEKNGAKPLVKPGKVTKEFAANGKPFVMIMAGGSGTRLWPMSRVSRPKQLINITGKRSLIEEAVERAKLLTTPDRIYIGTNKDLALKIQKVVKLDKKQYLLEPAARNTAPIIAYFASYLKAHGADDASGLVILAADHHIEPVDKWAETVKLALSRAAERIWCMGIQPTRAETGYGYIEAGIEVAPRMSAISSFREKPDYQTASHYLTTERHFWNSGMFIFSLGRIREDFRIYQSEMLKQADQCAQSTANLAKIFPKMQNISIDYAIMEKTKKVGLIRADFTWDDVGSFDALARIHAADATGNHVIQGKVISHRAKGNIIKTNFTVALLGLENCVLIEDEGVLLIAKREALPDIRDLREKAPDQLL
- a CDS encoding TRAP transporter large permease, which gives rise to MVVAGLLLLILLLILFGQPLFVIIGAVTGYCFLFMGNGGLSNIIGDLYYGADKEILLAIPLFILAGNLMTHGSIARRLIDVGRSVTAPIPSGLAVAGVISCGIFAAISGSSPVTLIAIGGVMYPALRQAGYNQNFSMGILAAGGTLGIIIPPSIPMIIYAIMVGVSVIDLFLAGIGPGLLLLTALVIYSVFRGWKMERGKWVMADILKSLKSGILALLMPVIILGGIYTGWFTATESAAIAVIYAVFVEILIHRELSLKKLPAIFSESAEMLGTLFLILLLAVSLNKFMTEEQIPQALVEKMSALISNKVGFLIGVNILLLIVGMFMDIMSAILVLAPLLAPMAIHYGINPIHFGIIMIVNLEIGYLTPPVGVNLFVASSIFKVPLGQVIKAVAPIVLVFLVCLGIITSIPEIALFPLKNAGEKQKTTLSSQPAAKTEQGKQLTEEQQVFVGKWKSASGTLEITDDGIARLAPPIGGVGSKYLPKMAEATLEIEGLKSITVKSGETVKTFKVVKAPKTKGEKTTMTLDKVVYTKETTAEEEP
- a CDS encoding putative lipoprotein is translated as MTTKTNKKFYRHYLLALSCVAAVSMVFSACGTSRGVAISDAVRADSKGLPADVAKLWENRHIEAELVKALPKIEELVKNNPSNYEYHIIAARAFYTYADGHIFLRLTEDTEKQVKPELTKAYDKAIQYAEKAMSLEPAFKKKLLAGSSIEDGLELLGKDYIDSIYWRYAAFARWSRLEGTTTLLKNKGKFTKMVKRVEALDPNYFFGAVYRYYGGAETLSPTGSMAKGKENFEKAIQLAPNFFGNHVFFADVWAAKKLDKALFEKHMNIAINGNPKDLGRPEWVPEQIIEQGKAKKFLKEIETRNFD
- a CDS encoding TRAP transporter small permease; translated protein: MKLILDAMARLEKWIAGICIATIMVLMVMDVFGRNVLKDGIVWAQKLSLHLMLWAGLLGASITSSKGGHLRPEIADKLWPKSFQPVLKSLEHFLISAFCATMAFFALKYILHSLETGDKTPVTELPMWLVQGVIPYTLASMAVRHFTYAFISEIRPKDLNEAEEALQLEAEVSGKGE
- a CDS encoding DUF2147 domain-containing protein: MKKLTLLFLASLVAAPALFANDVAGTWMTIDDESGKPRSYIDIWVENGIATGKITKILAIKPGENTNPLCTECKGADYNKPVVGLVILRGFKQDGNEWNGGTIMDPNNGKTYKCKIKSENNGQTLRVRGYVGISMFGRTQIWKKLK
- a CDS encoding RNA polymerase sigma factor; amino-acid sequence: MQHLKDEDLIRELKRAELGEHLTGTKTDAEKIFAELIGRHQRPFARLVTIRYPVDIASAEEITQDFWLECYSALPRYNPDRPFLGWATTILFRTAEKFLKKRRKEVQLSPQSDFFEMQAASLPGGENAEIEKEQISRMLSAVRELPAELALLIELRFFQRKKIDEITEATGLARSTVFEKLNLAYKKLRRGIDERQKDRAPRANAKRQSS
- the pth gene encoding aminoacyl-tRNA hydrolase: MKPTIACVGLMNPGDRYRFTRHNAGAMALDALWPSASYTAIKSLAAEIAETDEGDTRLLLVKPQTFMNLSGQAVGAVLKKFNIAPAKLVVFHDEVELDNGVVRHKFGGGHKGHNGLRSIIGVIGSADFHRIRVGVSRPANRDDGIADYLLSVQPAAQRITADKLLPVWQEIIGGLAK